A DNA window from Malus domestica chromosome 12, GDT2T_hap1 contains the following coding sequences:
- the LOC103449972 gene encoding nicotinate N-methyltransferase 1 isoform X2, with protein sequence MEGNNQVSNVTAGPSSSNNEARLAILELANMISVPMSLNAVVRLNVPDAIWQGGCNTPLSASDVLARVIPNGGGDAENLQRILRMLTSYGVFEEHLSNLDDGSDDRKFSLTPIGQTLVTDQNGLSYGPYVLQHHQDVLMGAWPMVHEAVVDSTVEPFVKANGELAYEYYGKKPEMNGLMQKAMSGVSVPFMKAILDGYDGFEGVERLVDVGGSAGDCLRMILQKHPNVREGINFDLPEVVAKAPTIAGVSHVGGDMFKSIPRGDAIFLKWILSTWTDSECKVILENCYKALPEGGKLIACEPVLPKKSDESHRTRALLENDIFVMTIYRAKGKNRSEDELRQLGLSAGFSHFKPFYIDYFYTVIEFQK encoded by the exons ATGGAGGGGAATAATCAAGTGAGTAACGTGACCGCAGGGCCAAGCAGCAGCAACAACGAAGCAAGACTGGCTATACTGGAGCTGGCCAACATGATTAGCGTCCCCATGTCTCTAAACGCCGTTGTTCGACTTAACGTCCCCGACGCCATCTGGCAGGGCGGTTGCAACACTCCTCTCTCCGCCTCTGACGTGCTCGCACGCGTCATCCCTAATGGCGGGGGCGACGCCGAGAACCTCCAGCGCATCCTCCGCATGCTCACCAGCTACGGTGTGTTTGAGGAGCATCTGAGCAACCTGGACGACGGCTCCGACGACAGAAAGTTCTCCCTCACTCCAATTGGTCAAACCCTCGTCACGGACCAAAACGGCTTGTCGTACGGCCCTTACGTCCTCCAACACCACCAG GATGTGCTTATGGGAGCGTGGCCAATGGTTCACGAGGCGGTGGTGGACTCCACGGTGGAGCCATTTGTGAAGGCGAACGGTGAGCTGGCTTACGAGTACTACGGGAAGAAGCCGGAGATGAACGGCCTAATGCAAAAGGCGATGTCGGGTGTGTCAGTGCCGTTCATGAAGGCGATTTTGGATGGCTACGACGGATTTGAAGGGGTGGAGAGGCTGGTGGATGTGGGAGGGAGTGCAGGGGATTGCCTGCGGATGATCCTACAGAAGCATCCTAATGTGAGGGAAGGAATTAATTTCGACTTGCCTGAGGTCGTTGCCAAGGCACCAACCATAGCTG GAGTGAGTCACGTTGGTGGTGACATGTTCAAGTCAATTCCTAGGGGTGACGCTATTTTTTTGAAG TGGATTTTATCAACGTGGACGGATAGCGAATGCAAGGTGATACTGGAGAATTGTTACAAAGCACTTCCGGAAGGAGGGAAGCTTATAGCTTGTGAGCCGGTATTGCCAAAGAAATCAGACGAGAGTCATAGGACCCGTGCGCTTCTAGAAAACGACATATTTGTGATGACCATCTACCGGGCCAAGGGCAAGAATAGGAGCGAAGATGAACTCCGGCAGCTCGGTCTCTCCGCTGGTTTCTCCCATTTCAAACCATTCTACATCGATTATTTCTACACCGTCATAGAATTCCAAAAGTGA
- the LOC103449972 gene encoding nicotinate N-methyltransferase 1 isoform X1, with product MEGNNQVSNVTAGPSSSNNEARLAILELANMISVPMSLNAVVRLNVPDAIWQGGCNTPLSASDVLARVIPNGGGDAENLQRILRMLTSYGVFEEHLSNLDDGSDDRKFSLTPIGQTLVTDQNGLSYGPYVLQHHQLFKDVLMGAWPMVHEAVVDSTVEPFVKANGELAYEYYGKKPEMNGLMQKAMSGVSVPFMKAILDGYDGFEGVERLVDVGGSAGDCLRMILQKHPNVREGINFDLPEVVAKAPTIAGVSHVGGDMFKSIPRGDAIFLKWILSTWTDSECKVILENCYKALPEGGKLIACEPVLPKKSDESHRTRALLENDIFVMTIYRAKGKNRSEDELRQLGLSAGFSHFKPFYIDYFYTVIEFQK from the exons ATGGAGGGGAATAATCAAGTGAGTAACGTGACCGCAGGGCCAAGCAGCAGCAACAACGAAGCAAGACTGGCTATACTGGAGCTGGCCAACATGATTAGCGTCCCCATGTCTCTAAACGCCGTTGTTCGACTTAACGTCCCCGACGCCATCTGGCAGGGCGGTTGCAACACTCCTCTCTCCGCCTCTGACGTGCTCGCACGCGTCATCCCTAATGGCGGGGGCGACGCCGAGAACCTCCAGCGCATCCTCCGCATGCTCACCAGCTACGGTGTGTTTGAGGAGCATCTGAGCAACCTGGACGACGGCTCCGACGACAGAAAGTTCTCCCTCACTCCAATTGGTCAAACCCTCGTCACGGACCAAAACGGCTTGTCGTACGGCCCTTACGTCCTCCAACACCACCAG CTTTTCAAGGATGTGCTTATGGGAGCGTGGCCAATGGTTCACGAGGCGGTGGTGGACTCCACGGTGGAGCCATTTGTGAAGGCGAACGGTGAGCTGGCTTACGAGTACTACGGGAAGAAGCCGGAGATGAACGGCCTAATGCAAAAGGCGATGTCGGGTGTGTCAGTGCCGTTCATGAAGGCGATTTTGGATGGCTACGACGGATTTGAAGGGGTGGAGAGGCTGGTGGATGTGGGAGGGAGTGCAGGGGATTGCCTGCGGATGATCCTACAGAAGCATCCTAATGTGAGGGAAGGAATTAATTTCGACTTGCCTGAGGTCGTTGCCAAGGCACCAACCATAGCTG GAGTGAGTCACGTTGGTGGTGACATGTTCAAGTCAATTCCTAGGGGTGACGCTATTTTTTTGAAG TGGATTTTATCAACGTGGACGGATAGCGAATGCAAGGTGATACTGGAGAATTGTTACAAAGCACTTCCGGAAGGAGGGAAGCTTATAGCTTGTGAGCCGGTATTGCCAAAGAAATCAGACGAGAGTCATAGGACCCGTGCGCTTCTAGAAAACGACATATTTGTGATGACCATCTACCGGGCCAAGGGCAAGAATAGGAGCGAAGATGAACTCCGGCAGCTCGGTCTCTCCGCTGGTTTCTCCCATTTCAAACCATTCTACATCGATTATTTCTACACCGTCATAGAATTCCAAAAGTGA